One genomic segment of Caloranaerobacter ferrireducens includes these proteins:
- the spoIIP gene encoding stage II sporulation protein P has translation MRLRIYKDKGIWYIIIAILCLVLFFVGFRIISKLSNDFAKDDNEEVVEAFNYISHYNGENENSLDKINTTDLFSVENEEHYLKIDGVDNFFLKIIINSNSYMKVMYYQKYKNSSDKGFVSELLNSLKSYFQMTSFLKAQIESILNKEEDITPVNNLNYFSTNETKDNENQNIAKQPVGSNEDGEVKIKEDIIFIEDPFETNEGDILTDKNIELKMVKKLKVNKEKPYILIYHTHGTEAYLPIRTNRFHTTKRDYNVIKIGDIITEVLKEKGHNVKHIDIYHDIPSYNQSYTRSLSTVKEIINKDKNIKIIFDIHRDGIPEDASYIKKALAQSKVKINGVDVATYTFVIGPENPNKDEILNFAKYIKEVSDKMYPGLCKGIVIKPYGKFNQYVKDHYALIEVGSNLNTIEEAKRSAKLIGNVLDMALRGIIE, from the coding sequence ATGAGGCTTAGGATCTATAAAGACAAGGGGATTTGGTATATTATAATAGCTATTTTGTGTTTAGTATTGTTTTTCGTCGGCTTTAGAATAATTTCTAAGCTTTCAAACGATTTTGCCAAAGACGATAATGAAGAAGTTGTAGAGGCATTTAACTATATTTCCCACTATAATGGAGAAAATGAAAATAGTTTAGACAAAATAAATACTACTGATTTATTTAGTGTAGAGAATGAAGAACATTATTTAAAAATTGATGGCGTAGATAATTTTTTTTTGAAAATAATCATTAATTCTAATTCATATATGAAGGTTATGTATTATCAAAAATATAAAAATAGCTCTGATAAGGGTTTTGTTAGTGAATTGTTAAATAGTTTAAAATCATATTTTCAAATGACATCTTTTTTGAAAGCTCAGATAGAATCAATTTTAAATAAAGAAGAAGATATTACTCCTGTAAATAATTTAAATTATTTTAGTACAAATGAAACGAAAGATAATGAAAATCAAAATATTGCTAAGCAGCCAGTTGGTTCGAATGAAGATGGAGAAGTAAAGATAAAGGAAGATATAATATTTATTGAGGACCCTTTCGAGACAAATGAAGGAGATATTTTAACGGATAAAAATATAGAACTAAAAATGGTAAAAAAATTAAAAGTTAATAAAGAAAAACCATATATACTTATATATCATACACATGGAACTGAGGCATATTTGCCTATAAGAACAAATAGATTTCATACGACAAAAAGGGATTATAATGTTATAAAGATAGGTGATATTATAACAGAGGTACTTAAAGAAAAAGGTCATAATGTTAAGCATATTGATATCTATCATGATATACCTTCATATAATCAATCATATACAAGATCTTTATCAACGGTTAAGGAGATTATAAATAAAGATAAAAATATAAAGATAATTTTTGATATACATAGAGATGGTATTCCAGAAGATGCAAGCTATATTAAAAAGGCTTTAGCTCAGAGCAAGGTTAAAATTAACGGTGTTGATGTTGCTACTTATACATTTGTTATTGGTCCTGAAAATCCAAATAAAGATGAAATATTAAATTTCGCTAAATATATAAAAGAAGTTTCTGACAAGATGTATCCTGGATTATGTAAGGGAATTGTAATAAAACCTTATGGTAAATTTAATCAATATGTAAAAGATCATTATGCATTAATAGAAGTTGGTAGCAATTTAAATACAATTGAAGAAGCCAAAAGATCAGCAAAACTTATAGGAAATGTTTTAGATATGGCATTAAGAGGTATTATTGAATAG
- the lepB gene encoding signal peptidase I: protein MSEEAKKEILEWIKSILFAVVIAIIIKTFIFNTTYVLGYSMYPTLHEGDRLFTNKLIYIIGEPKRGDIVVLKAPDVPDKDYIKRVVAVENDEIKIVDGKVYINGKVLDEYYLKGSLYTHGNIDLKVPEGYVFVLGDNRKLGASKDSRYFGPVPVKLIKGKAVFRYYPFDSRFGSLYK from the coding sequence ATGAGTGAAGAAGCTAAAAAGGAAATACTAGAATGGATAAAAAGTATATTATTTGCTGTTGTTATAGCTATAATAATTAAAACTTTTATTTTCAATACTACATATGTTCTTGGTTATTCAATGTATCCGACTCTACATGAAGGCGACAGATTGTTTACGAATAAACTGATATATATTATAGGAGAACCGAAAAGAGGAGACATAGTTGTACTTAAAGCACCAGATGTACCAGATAAAGATTACATAAAACGTGTGGTAGCTGTTGAAAATGATGAGATAAAAATAGTAGATGGCAAGGTATATATTAATGGAAAAGTGCTAGATGAATATTATTTGAAAGGTAGTTTGTATACTCATGGTAATATAGATTTGAAGGTTCCTGAAGGTTATGTGTTTGTGTTAGGTGATAATAGAAAGTTAGGTGCAAGTAAAGATAGTAGGTATTTTGGACCAGTACCTGTAAAGCTTATTAAAGGTAAAGCAGTATTTAGGTATTATCCTTTTGATAGTAGATTTGGATCATTGTATAAATAG